The Psychrosphaera ytuae genome includes a region encoding these proteins:
- a CDS encoding enoyl-CoA hydratase, with translation MSEILVSKSNGVMTITINRLAQKNALSLAMYQAMTEALVDLERSDDLHAAVITGSAECFTAGNDLNDFLKGGALTEAHPTVIFLRTLVGLTKPLIAAVAGPAIGIGTTMLMHCDLVYAANNTVFQLPFSKLGLCPEAGSSHILPAQVGRVKAFELLVLGDKFDADEALRLNLINQVVDAEEVLTIATKRAEQLAQLPSQSVKASKGLIVDSNKTQLNEVISAELKYFEHLLGSEESKQIIASFFKK, from the coding sequence ATGTCTGAAATACTCGTATCTAAATCGAATGGTGTAATGACCATAACGATTAATCGCCTAGCGCAAAAAAATGCGTTGTCTTTAGCGATGTATCAAGCCATGACTGAAGCATTAGTTGATCTTGAGCGCAGTGATGACTTACACGCTGCCGTTATTACTGGTTCAGCAGAATGTTTTACGGCGGGTAATGATCTCAATGACTTTTTAAAAGGTGGAGCTTTGACCGAAGCACATCCGACGGTCATTTTTTTGAGAACCTTGGTGGGATTAACCAAGCCATTAATTGCTGCCGTAGCTGGCCCAGCTATCGGTATCGGTACAACAATGCTGATGCATTGTGATCTTGTATATGCGGCTAATAACACCGTGTTTCAATTGCCATTCTCTAAGTTAGGACTTTGTCCTGAAGCTGGCTCAAGTCATATTTTACCGGCTCAAGTTGGTCGTGTTAAAGCATTCGAGCTATTGGTGTTGGGCGATAAGTTTGATGCCGATGAGGCACTGAGGTTAAACCTAATAAATCAGGTTGTGGATGCTGAGGAAGTTCTTACTATCGCAACCAAACGAGCAGAGCAACTGGCTCAATTACCGAGCCAATCAGTGAAAGCGTCAAAAGGGCTGATTGTGGATTCGAACAAAACGCAACTAAACGAAGTGATAAGTGCAGAATTAAAGTACTTTGAACACCTATTAGGAAGTGAAGAGTCGAAGCAAATCATCGCTAGTTTCTTCAAAAAATAA